In the genome of Leeuwenhoekiella sp. MAR_2009_132, one region contains:
- the thiD gene encoding bifunctional hydroxymethylpyrimidine kinase/phosphomethylpyrimidine kinase — MKNYTYPSVMSIAGFDGSGGAGLQADLKTISALGCYATTVLTALPVQNTTGVKSIFSIPVSVVDEQLASIFDDILPSAVKIGMVHTPQLVETIARYLNQHPSIPIVFDPVMVATSGHKLIEEATIKSLVTHLFPIASIITPNMDEAALLAKMDVKNLDDMYVAGQKILQLGCKSVLLKGGHLNESTLTSLYFKEDGSVLEYSFERYETRNMHGSGCTLSSAIASYIAQGKTLERAVQLGQDYVHKAIYHAKDVVIGNGNGPLNHFFDPQKLIKNEME; from the coding sequence ATGAAAAATTATACATATCCTTCTGTCATGAGTATTGCAGGTTTTGACGGCAGTGGTGGCGCGGGACTTCAAGCAGATTTAAAAACAATTTCTGCTCTGGGGTGTTATGCTACTACGGTATTAACAGCACTACCCGTTCAAAACACAACCGGAGTAAAGTCAATTTTCTCAATTCCTGTATCTGTAGTTGATGAGCAATTAGCTTCTATTTTTGATGATATATTACCTTCCGCAGTAAAAATAGGAATGGTACATACCCCGCAACTGGTAGAAACTATTGCAAGATACCTCAACCAGCATCCTAGCATACCTATAGTTTTTGACCCCGTTATGGTAGCTACCAGTGGTCATAAATTGATTGAAGAAGCAACAATAAAAAGTCTTGTTACTCATTTGTTTCCAATCGCTTCAATCATTACACCTAATATGGATGAGGCTGCGTTGTTAGCCAAAATGGACGTGAAAAATCTCGACGATATGTATGTTGCTGGTCAAAAAATTTTACAACTAGGATGCAAATCGGTTTTATTAAAAGGTGGACATTTAAATGAAAGCACCCTCACTTCACTCTACTTTAAAGAAGACGGAAGCGTTTTAGAATATTCCTTTGAGCGTTATGAAACCCGAAATATGCACGGATCTGGTTGTACGCTTTCTTCGGCGATTGCTTCGTATATCGCACAAGGCAAAACCTTAGAGCGTGCAGTACAATTAGGACAGGACTATGTGCATAAAGCAATCTATCACGCAAAAGATGTGGTGATAGGTAACGGTAACGGACCATTAAATCACTTTTTTGATCCTCAAAAACTTATAAAAAATGAAATGGAGTAA
- the tenA gene encoding thiaminase II, whose product MKWSNISWERIRPIYDTIIKMPFINQLADGSLPLEQFQFYIQQDSIYLENFGRALALIAARCHDVQDILAYTRFAEGAIVVENALHESFFNDFKITKSQQISPACHHYIHFLKSTAALDQVEVAMAAVLPCFWIYKEVGDFIYANQTSKNNPYQKWIDTYAGEEFGLLVDQAIAICDRVAQNCSQSQLEKMHNAFYTGCQLEFMFWDSASKLNSWEV is encoded by the coding sequence ATGAAATGGAGTAATATTAGCTGGGAACGTATTCGACCTATATACGACACGATAATTAAAATGCCATTCATCAATCAATTAGCAGATGGATCGCTACCTCTTGAGCAGTTCCAATTTTATATTCAACAAGATTCAATTTATTTAGAAAATTTTGGGAGAGCACTGGCATTAATCGCAGCGCGTTGTCACGACGTGCAGGATATTCTTGCTTATACTCGCTTTGCTGAAGGAGCTATTGTAGTTGAAAATGCTTTACACGAATCCTTTTTTAATGATTTTAAAATCACCAAGTCACAGCAAATAAGCCCTGCCTGCCATCACTATATTCACTTTTTAAAAAGTACAGCCGCACTAGATCAGGTTGAAGTTGCAATGGCAGCGGTATTACCGTGCTTTTGGATTTATAAAGAAGTAGGTGATTTTATTTATGCTAATCAAACCTCAAAAAACAATCCTTATCAAAAATGGATTGATACTTATGCCGGTGAAGAATTTGGATTGCTGGTAGATCAAGCAATTGCCATATGCGATAGGGTAGCACAAAACTGTAGTCAAAGTCAACTTGAAAAAATGCACAATGCCTTTTACACGGGTTGTCAACTTGAATTTATGTTTTGGGATAGTGCTTCTAAACTGAATAGCTGGGAGGTCTAA